The Oncorhynchus nerka isolate Pitt River linkage group LG3, Oner_Uvic_2.0, whole genome shotgun sequence genome includes the window ATTGTCTAGACTTTACTGCAAACAACAAGTCTTGGGAAAAAACAATACaatattgcagttagccatgacagcctttataatagaacacttgtgacctcacacacacacacacagctaaatattgcacttttaaaaaatacatcttcacgtagaaatagaatgaaacaaacaggcattctattaTAGTGGCCACCATTGATCAAGTGCACAAGGTTACACACTTGCAAAAATAATGTTCACTGAGTAAAAATGTTAATAATcccccctcactcacacacaagtgTTACTGTCAAATTCAACACAACATAAGCTAAATCTTTGGGCTACACTGCACATTATTACAATTGTACACTTTAAgcctgtggacatctgttctacaatgtgcTAGCAGAGCatgataccctttgttggcataattgatctctttcaggcagacAGTACACCTGGCATACCCCTTTTTATCCACTGTATTGAAAAAGTGAGAAATAGGGAAAGTGTGTGGTGTTCCTTTCACCTCTATAGTGGCATCCAGCTTAAGCCAGGCCCAGCTACACTTGATCCCTGAATGCACTTGTTTAACAAGCAACACCTCATTTTcacctaattctctcattctgaaaatgAACCACATGCTGTAGAGGGAAAACCTTAGTAGTTTGTTCGTTAGCTAGTCAACATTTCACTGATTGCCAGGGTCCAGTAAGCAACAAACGCGTTATAACTTGAACGGCAAGAAGTCGTATACGAGTTAGTATTATAGCGAATTGGTTAGGTTAACGTTACTAACGTTAGCTCATCTGATGTTGTCTGACTTTAGTAGCCAGCTAATTTTCACACCATAAACACAATTATTTGATCAGTTAAGTTGGCaaaatgttgctcaacatttctctggctagctAACGGGAGATCCAGATAGTAAGATACTTAACAATGCTAATACTTGTTCCATcacactttctccctcacctcaaaTTTCCCAAATAACAGCTGTTTTTCTGTTACAGCTCATGAAGTACGCTTCATCACCTTTATCACCCCCATCTCCGTCGTCAGGCTTCTCACCTAACGTTACCTCTTTATCGTCCAGGGGATGCGCTGCTGTAACTGACAAACTGCCTTTCTACTCCCCGCGGTCTTTCCGGGGCGTGCGTGCTGATGCTGTCACTAGCAGGTtggttgtctcttctctcttcagtcGCGTGCTGCATTCTGTTATGTGGACGATTGGCTGACCCTTGTATACAGCCAGTATTGCTCCAAACTCGCATCACTCAttcgcttacagccagtagtcaAGGCTTTTACCCATATGCCAGAATCACCTAGCTAATACAGTAtgttcaaatatttacaaaatgcaGTATGCAAGAAAACACACAAAGAACTTCTAAGTTTCGGTAACAGATGTGACCAATCTACACACTCTCCAGCTCAGTTCTGTCTCCTCAGTGGAAGCGTAGCCTTCCCTCAGCCTCAAACAGCTTCTCTTCCTCTTCAGAAAGACAGTTTCCTTTCAAACTGTGGGTGAGTGATGACAGAGCACATCATAATCAGCAATACAATAAAAGACCCACAACCATTACAAAGTGGAAATGGTGAAAGATGTTTTGAAATACAAATGGGTCTAAGGAATATATCAAATACTATTATTAAGCTGACACAAAAAAAATGAGTAATGTGCCTTTAAATGAGCGACATTGCTTCACATTTCGTACACTCACCAGATCTCTTTGAGTGATGTGTTGTGGGAGAGAGCCTCTGACAGCTTTCTGATTCCATCCACTGTCAGCTGATTATTGATTAACCTGCGCAGAATGGACCAGAGGGATCGCTAGGTTAACCAGCTAACTTTTATTCACATTCAGAAATAACCTTTTTTCACTTTCTGGTTAATTCTGAGGCTAAACTTCGTTATTGGTTGCTGGGAATGTGTTGAGACTGGGGCCTGCCTTACCAGAGGTGAGATAGACCCGTGTTGGATCTGATCAGCTCTGCCATGTCTGGTGCTACATCATCTGACAACTCGTTTTGCACCAACCtagaacaccacaacacacatttAAACTGTGTTAACTCCAAAGCACAAATACACATAAAATATCAGAGACAAATACTGTCACAGGAATTTGATGTATGAATAAGATTGTCCTACCAGAAGATTCTGAGCATAGTGTTGCATTTTAGTGCTTTGGCCAAGTGCCTCCCACCTTCTGAAGTGATGCCATTGGCTGAGAGGCTAAGGGAGAGAAgagcatagaaatataattactttTAGTAGTACATAAGTATACTGTATTACTTTAGGTAATGATATTACTATGAGGCAGagtgatatactgtaaaataGATACTGTAGTTTCAGTGTTTGTGAGTTAGGGAGTTCAGTAACCCATACTGTAGCTGAATGTGCGTTAGGAAAATGATACACCAATGGGTTATACTTCCTTATTTCTGACCTCAACCGCAGTTCTGCGAGAACTGAAATACATGGCACAATCAGTGCCACATACTTATTAAGAGAAGTGATAACGATGACATATCTTGCCATCCATCTCACCTGAGGTTGGTAAGACTTGGGTGATTCCTCAGGGCCTCTGCGAATGCTCTTGCTCCTTCATCACCAATACTGTTCCCCCACATTCTGAAAAACAGGAACAATCCATCCCATGCActctgttaaataaataaataaataaataaatattgtaaTAGTGCACTTACCCCACTTCAAAGATAGATGTGCTCTTCTGAATGGCACTGGCCAGATACCTGCCACCCACACTGGTGAACTTGTTGCTGCCAACCCTTTGAACAAATCAAAGTgccaaaaataaacattttaattCATACACAAGTAATTATATAATTGATTGGACATACTGATTTACATACTTGACGACTCTTAACTTAGGACATTCCTCAATGATATGAGCAATTAGTTTGGCTCCGATGTCCGTAATGAGATTATTGTAAAGTCTGCAAAATCAAGACAACAGAAATACAGTCATATCATATGAATTTGTCATACAGCATAATACAGTACTAAAGTTCGACAGGCAAGTTGACCCTGATAGACACTGACTCACCCCAAAACCTCCACCACTCTGTGTTTGATAAGCTCCTCAGCCAGTACTTCAATGCTGCTGTCTGAGATCTGATTGACACATAACCTGAAATGGAAAAACTAATTTAGATGAAAAGTTAGAGTTTTACTCATATTTTTTTATAGCAGTAAGAAATTATTTGTCTATGTTATTTGTAAACAAGTGCACCTTTCATGTAAACAGTGGCATAAAGTACATAGTGTTTCCATCTGCATATATTCCTAATTCCTCACCTCACCACGGTCATCTTACTGAATGAAGGCCTGAGCTGCTTGACCCCATAGTcactgatgttgttgttgtccatgtCCACCCCTAGCCTCTTCCGCCGGTGCTGCAGCACAAAGTTGAGGGCACTGCAGTCGCCAGAGGACACATTACAGTAGCCCAGCTTGATGTAGTCAGCTGTGATTCCCTTCGCAGTCAGCTGGGCCACCTCTTTACTTCCTGTCTCGAAGATGCAGCGCAGCATCCACAGGAAGTTGGGCAGGACATGCACCTTGCTGCCCTCCTGCTCTGTGCTGTGGAGTGGCAAGCCGCGGAGGTGGGATCTCACGCTGGTGGACAGGTAGGACTTGAGGACCGCCCGCTTCCTCTTCAGTAGTGCTGGAGGAACCATGTGCTCCAGCAGGCCGGCATTGGCCTTAGACAGCAGTCCACACAGGAAGAGGTTGGCGTACTGGAGATGCTCGTTGGTCTTGAACGGGTCCTTTCCCCTGGGTTTGGAGGAGCCACCGATGCAGGGGAAGACACACGATAAACAAGATGTGTTGTCCCTCCTGCTGCACTCGGTGAAGAACTTGAGGATGTTCCCGTCGCTGGCCTGTTCGTCCAGAACCAGGGAGAATGCAGCCAAGAAGGACTGTAGGGTGAGATGAAAGAACTCAAAGGTGGAAGGGTTTCCACAGGCATCGTAGCGGCTGACCGGTCGGAGGAAACCCACCTGAAGGTCGTCCTCAGTCAGGCCACAGGAGGTCACCTCCTCCTGGTCGAACACaaatcctcctctctccatgccCAGCAGAGCCAGCTTGGAGAAGGCTGTCAGTGGCCTCAACCCTGCCCTGAAGGTATCAGCGGGGCACCTGGTGTTTCTCGTCAGGAGGCCCGGTGGGGGAGCGGCACCCCGGCTGAAGAAGACTTCAGAAAGCAGAAGGAATATGTTAGTGAGGGTCACGCAAGCCTCTGGCAACTCAAAGTCGTCGTAGACTGAGCTCAGGTGTTTAAAGCTCTTGAAGACGATCCAGCAGAAGAGGGGGATGGAGCAGAGGCCACAGAGGTGGGGGCTGGCATCCAGCTGGACTGAGACCAGGTCCCTGTGCTCCTGCTCTTTGAAGTGTAGGTTTGTGTAGGTTTGAAGGTGGGCCGGAGAGAACCCACGCAGTGCCACCCTCTTCCGGATCACCCTGCTCTGGACCTCGGTGCCTGTCCGAGCAGTAAGGACTTTCCGGGAACCATTGAGCAGCTTCCCACAGAGCAGGTTAATGAGCACCAGAAGGGGATGAGTCCTCTCCTCTGGAGAAACCACCTCAGGCATGTTCTCCAGGTCCAGATCAGCCTGGATCTCATCATAGCCGTCAAACGTAAAGAGAACCTTTTCGGGGAAGCGGAGGATGTAGCTAAACACCTCATTGTCTGCATCTTGGTCGGGGTAGCAGTTGTATTTGAAAAGCAGGTCCCTGAGTGAGATCTCGTCTGTCTCCTTGAATGTGCTGAACATCCTACAGCGGAACTTGAAGAAGAACATGGCGTCTGTCTGTTCCAGCTCCCTATTGGACCACAGCCTCTGGAGCTTCTGGAGGAGGATGGACTTGCCCACCCCAGCGTCCCCCGTGATGAGCACTGTCTCTGCCTGTGGGTTAAAGACACCCTGTTCTCCCAGGAGCTGCTCCAGACCCTCCAGGTGGCCCAGGCTCTCATTGCGGTCATTCAGGAGCTCCATCagggtgtctgtatagagctccTCCAGCTGGGTTTCCTCTCGCTTGGTGTAGGATGCAATGAAGCGTGTGTCTCGGCCCAGCTCGTGCCTCAGCTTCTCACAGTACCTACTAACTGAGAGGAGGGGGGTAGGGAGAATACACTGGAGTCTCATTCTCAACCACGGATATTCAGCCAAAATATACAGTAGTTTCCTCCGTGATTCTCTAATAGCTTACATTTTCAATGCACTGTATTTTTTTATTGTTAAGTAAAATTCCAATAACACATTTGAAGTGCAGCACCATACAGTTTACTGACATACTTACTAGGGTCCGTGTTCTTCACTGGTATGTCCCGTATGAAGTCTGGTGGCTGGTAGTTGATCTCTTTAAGCCATGGTTGGAGGTCTATGTATGCATCATAAACTTTGTAGAGAATATATAGGAAGTATTCACATGCCTGCTCCCCTTTGCTTTGGACCAATTCCAGGATTTTACGCACCTGCGCCATGTCAATCATAAGTAAATAATATTTACTTTACAGTGATTCAATATTCAATAATAATTTGACAGCTAACAGTTTCCCCTTTTACACACCTGCACAATGGCAATCATATTTACCTACCAGTGATTCATATTTAATTAATATTACTTCCCACATTTTGACTAATGTGGCCAAACAGGATTTTTCAAAGATAATATTCTGGCAACATACCAAATGCCATTGTATTGCAAAATCAAGTCTTGTCTTTATAATTTCTCATCTTAAAATCAATTAGTCCATTTTAGTTTGGGCCTAGTAAGCTATTTGTGAATGCAAGAGCATGTCTTTGTGATGGGTACTTTGTCATTTAATGTGTGTTGTCCAAATGGACATGTATCCTCTCTGAAACCCTCCTATGGTAAATTACCTGGTCTGTCTTGGTGGCTGAGCGCTGGATGATTTCTGTATCCTCAATACACAGAAAGCCACTTTGTAGGAGGTTATCCAGAATGCACTGCGTGCTCTTCACCTGGGAAACTAGTAGCTCACGGTGCAAGGTGAGCATTTGGACAGTGGACACATGGCCCGTTAGTCCAGCACGGGCTTCTTCGGCACTGGAGCCCATAATATGCATGGCTTCAGCTGCCTGTATTTACTGGAAAATGTAAGAAGTAATTCTAGTCAGATAATCAGTTAGGAGAAAATGATCCAACAGTACGGATAAAAGACAGTATAGTAGTCTATGGCTATCGCGTACGGTATACGTATACGGGCTGCCTATACATACCGTCAGAACCTTTGATAACATTGTTCTTATCCGCGCTGTCCTAGTCCGCGGCGGAAAAACTCGGGAACTACGTCTCTCTTCAAAAACAAACTCCAGTCTTGGTTATTATAAACCATTAAATAGCGTGCGACAGGATAATAACAAAACGTTTCTCTATGACCGTTAGAATAGGAAATATATCTTGTCTCAAACAATATCAGGAGGGGAAAAAACACTGAACACAGTACTGGTTCTTTGAGGAAGTGAAACCAAAAACAGCCTCGGATGCTCGTAATTTCGCCTCGAATTGCGTCCGCGCTTTTGGCATGCTGATGTCTGCTTCTTTTTATACAGGGTTTTCGCCACTTGTAATTGCTCGACGGTAAATCAGGATTTCCCAAACATGTCCTAATAATTCGAAATATTGCTTATAAAATCAAGTGTTTTAATCAGCATATGCTTACTTCGATGTCACCTTTCGCCGATTAAAataagcagagtaaggtgtttacatgtccgTTGCATAATATTGTCACAACCAGTTTCATATCAAATTATTACTGTGCATGTAAACTTACTCACTCGTAACCAAAGAAAAAATACGGTTTAGCTACCAGTGTGATGTGACACAAACCCATCGTAGCAAATGTATGTCAACTTGCTACTGAGACTAAATGTGTTTTATTTATAATCCGTTTTTTTCCTCAAACATCCGATCTATCGTGTTGCATTACTGTTGCCAATTTAACATGAatagcccatagcctacagatgACTGTCTTGTCCACTGATTTAATGAAATAGAACCAATACAAATGTTTGTCAGTGTTGGTGTATTCATTTTATAGTTCAATGCACTTGGTAGAAATAAGTACAGCTTCAGAAATTCCCAGTTTAAACTTTACTCTCATTTAGATCTGtcgttgtaaaataagaatttgttcctaactgacttgcctagttaaataaaataaaggtgaaataaaatagaaGATCAGCCTGGGGTCCCTCTTCATGGGCCCCTGAAGGACAGAATCTTCTGATCTGAGGGGTGGAGCCTTTGCTTACTTCACCACAGGTTGTGCAATTATTCCTTGTTTATTTGCTGAGAATCATTTTAGAATACAGAGAGAAAATCAAGTCAATGACATTGAGGAGGACTGCAGAGATTGTTAGTGTTGATGGTGGGTGAAGAGAGACTTGCACCAAAATGTTTGCAAGTCAAAGACACAATTTCCTTCACCCAAAGTACCCATTCATGTGCATTTTTACATGTCGGCCTATATATTTTATAGGAAGTCAGCTATAGTCATCACTGTCATGACACAGGTATAATGGAAGACCCATTAACTATAATATATAAGAATCATAATGTTAAAACACCATAATCTAATTGATAGCATATTACATGTTACAATTAcattactgatccttgactttggcgatgtcatttacaaaatagcctccaacactctactcagcaaattggatgcagtctaaatcagtgccatccgtttcgtcaccaaagcccaatatactacccaccactacgacctgtatgctctcgttggctggccctcgcttcatattcgtcgccaaacccactggctccaggtcatctacacatttctgctaggtaaagtcctgcCTTAtcgcagctcactggtcaccatagcagcacccactcgtagcacatgctccagcaggtatatttcactggtcacccccaaagccaattcgtCCTTTGGCCAccgttccttccagttctctgctgccaatgactggaacgaactgcaaattCACTGaatctggagactcatatctccctcactaactttaagcaccagctgtcagagcagctcacagatcactgcacctgcacatctacctcattcccatactgtatttatttatttagctccttttgcaccacagtatctctacttgcacatccatcctttgcacatctaccattccagtgtttaattgccatattgtaatgacttcgccaccatggcatatttattgccttaactctcttatttgaccttatttgcactcactgtatatagactttgttttctttttttctactgtattattgactgtatgttttgttcattccatgtgtaactctgtgttgttgtatgtgtcgaactgctatgctttatcttggccaggtctcagttgcaaatgagaacttgttctcaactagcttacctggttaaataaaggtaaaatggtAAAAATGATCACACAGGacaagacccgtaatcatctgcgcaatccacaatggcacgaaagccaaaacacacagcacaggtactcacacgcaccaacggatATAGTAACAATAAACAACAgctcaatggaaaccaaagggcgCACTTATTCAAAcactaatcagtgggaataggggacaggtgtgcgtaatgaaagttccggagggatccgtgacaatgGTTCTGCTAAATAAGTTACGGGTTTGAGTCATTGTGCCTCATTAGCCAGTTTTAGTGTGTAAACAACTGGGAAAAACGGTAATGTTATGAGGCTAATAGGATAGcatttctctccattgaataaCGGCAGTTAACATCAACAACCCTCATCAAATATTCAATAAAGGATTGCAATAatgagatgtatccaccaatccaaagaaaggataGGTGGGAGCTAGACAGCCCGCCGTGCCGTTTTTTGGGATgtctcccattgttagggcggagaaaCGTGTATATTGTCAGTATATCCATCATCTTTGGCAGAACTGAACTTTTTCCTACGCTCTGCTAGTAGGGTTCTCGCAGCACCTTTCTACAATCCCCTGCGCCTTTCCCCGCATGCCTCCTCTGAAAATGAATGGAGGCAGAACTTCGTCTGACTAATTCAGAAGTGTTGAAAACCCTTTGCTACCGCAACTTGAAGAATACACACTAGAACACATTATCAACCGAATCAAGTGCATGTGTGTCAGGCTTCCCAAGCAAAATTGAGAAACTTTGGTGAAACAAAATGCTATGCCAGGCAGGGAGACATGGTCATCCATTTGTCCTTTATTTGGTATCGCATCTAAAATAAATGGCTCACATTTATTACTAATACACTGAACACATGGGAGTGTTTACCAGTGTGCAGATTGTTTTAAACTCTAGTGCATTTTTACTCCAGCTGATTATGTTGCAAAAGGGTACAACAGGATAATTTCATGCGTCTTGGCATGCCCTCCACCAGTCCTTCACAAATACAAATCTTCCCGATTCCAGCCTTGATGAAGCAACCTCAGATCATCACCGATCCCTCACAAATTTCACAGTGGGTGCGagacactgtggcttgtaggcctctccaggtctCTCACCCAATGTGAAATTTGATTGAGAATCGGTGATGATCTGGGGGAATCGGGCAGATTTGACTTTGTGAAGGACGCATGAATCAAGCCACGTACAAGGTTGTCCTGGAAGAAAACGTGGttccttctgctctgacaatgttccccaactctgaggattgttttttccagcaggacaatgctccatgccacacagccaggtcaatcaaggtgtggatggaggaccaccagatcaagacTCTGGcatggccagcccaatctccagacctgaaccccattgaaaacctatggaatgt containing:
- the LOC115102442 gene encoding nucleotide-binding oligomerization domain-containing protein 1-like; translated protein: MHIMGSSAEEARAGLTGHVSTVQMLTLHRELLVSQVKSTQCILDNLLQSGFLCIEDTEIIQRSATKTDQVRKILELVQSKGEQACEYFLYILYKVYDAYIDLQPWLKEINYQPPDFIRDIPVKNTDPISRYCEKLRHELGRDTRFIASYTKREETQLEELYTDTLMELLNDRNESLGHLEGLEQLLGEQGVFNPQAETVLITGDAGVGKSILLQKLQRLWSNRELEQTDAMFFFKFRCRMFSTFKETDEISLRDLLFKYNCYPDQDADNEVFSYILRFPEKVLFTFDGYDEIQADLDLENMPEVVSPEERTHPLLVLINLLCGKLLNGSRKVLTARTGTEVQSRVIRKRVALRGFSPAHLQTYTNLHFKEQEHRDLVSVQLDASPHLCGLCSIPLFCWIVFKSFKHLSSVYDDFELPEACVTLTNIFLLLSEVFFSRGAAPPPGLLTRNTRCPADTFRAGLRPLTAFSKLALLGMERGGFVFDQEEVTSCGLTEDDLQVGFLRPVSRYDACGNPSTFEFFHLTLQSFLAAFSLVLDEQASDGNILKFFTECSRRDNTSCLSCVFPCIGGSSKPRGKDPFKTNEHLQYANLFLCGLLSKANAGLLEHMVPPALLKRKRAVLKSYLSTSVRSHLRGLPLHSTEQEGSKVHVLPNFLWMLRCIFETGSKEVAQLTAKGITADYIKLGYCNVSSGDCSALNFVLQHRRKRLGVDMDNNNISDYGVKQLRPSFSKMTVVRLCVNQISDSSIEVLAEELIKHRVVEVLGLYNNLITDIGAKLIAHIIEECPKLRVVKVGSNKFTSVGGRYLASAIQKSTSIFEVGMWGNSIGDEGARAFAEALRNHPSLTNLSLSANGITSEGGRHLAKALKCNTMLRIFWLVQNELSDDVAPDMAELIRSNTGLSHLWLINNQLTVDGIRKLSEALSHNTSLKEICLKGNCLSEEEEKLFEAEGRLRFH